One genomic region from Quercus robur chromosome 4, dhQueRobu3.1, whole genome shotgun sequence encodes:
- the LOC126724117 gene encoding G-type lectin S-receptor-like serine/threonine-protein kinase LECRK1 isoform X2 — protein sequence MNKKGSELRCGGASSRTTPRRLLSDTCVQRQNSNPITSRLEEFAFGFHPLESEKFLLAVWFNKIKEPTIVWSANGNEPAPQDSKLTQDISGAFVLNDPNGKELWKTPRNGSKSSCAALLDNGNLVILDERYNSIWESFKEPTDTILPGQILYMNTTLRSRESETNYSKGRFQLSFQIDGNFVLYSLSMPSEALEKAYFATGTTNWESQLNFTEDGYMYIQDANTNRVYNLTKESPAGSKENFYYLARIDYDGGFRLYNHTRKVSNPSESCSSSWTVVQSIPSDICATFTGDAAAVGGGFCGPNGYCRTAGDSSGNGPAFCFCPEGFSPLDQSNNFAGCKPDFLLPSCQIGWERQKENIEFKMLQNVNWPFTDYGRVTVANEAECRQLCLDDCLCIVVIYEGNGNQCWKKKYPLSNGMYLESNTSKVLIKTPKIIDSDKKHQSMVVVLALLLGSSAFLNILFFLGSIVAIIYLYHKRLNSQWNIDRTLTTNVRSYTYKELEEATKGFRQTVGKGASGTVYKGVLPSDSKRFVAVKKLGKVVEEGEKEFKTEVSVIGQTHHKNLVRLLGYCDEGQHRLLVYEYMSNGSLASFLFGISRPHWNQRVQIAFGIARGLMYLHEECSTQIIHCDIKPQNILLDEYFTPRIADFGLAKLLLADQSRAARTARRGTIGYFAPEWFRKASISVKVDVYSFGVMLLEIICCKSSVAFALGEEEALIDWAYECYKDKKLDVLIEDDEEAKNDMKRLERFVIVAIWCIQEDPSLRPSMKKITQMLEGVIEVSVPPSPSLFTSSPPSFKK from the exons atgaataaaaaaggaTCAGAACTTCGGTGCGGTGGCGCCAGCTCCAGAACGACGCCGCGGCGTTTGCTCTCTGATACGTGTGTGCAGA GGCAAAACAGTAATCCAATCACGTCGAGATTAGAAGAATTTGCCTTCGGATTCCATCCTCTTGAAAGTGAGAAGTTCTTGCTTGCAGTTTggttcaataaaataaaagagccaACCATAGTTTGGTCTGCAAATGGAAATGAACCAGCACCACAAGATTCTAAACTGACGCAGGATATCAGCGGTGCATTTGTTCTCAATGACCCTAATGGCAAAGAGTTATGGAAGACTCCAAGGAATGGTTCCAAATCCAGTTGTGCGGCTCTGCTGGACAATGGTAACTTGGTGATTTTAGATGAGCGGTATAATTCTATATGGGAAAGCTTCAAAGAGCCTACTGATACAATCTTGCCTGGCCAAATACTGTACATGAATACCACACTCAGGTCTCGAGAATCTGAGACAAATTATTCAAAAGGGCGTTTCCAGCTTTCTTTTCAGATTGATGGCAATTTCGTGCTTTACTCTCTTTCTATGCCATCTGAAGCCCTTGAGAAGGCTTATTTTGCCACCGGCACAACGAACTGGGAATCACAGTTGAACTTTACTGAGGATGGATACATGTATATCCaagatgcaaatacaaacaGAGTGTACAACCTTACCAAGGAAAGTCCTGCAGgctcaaaagaaaatttctacTACTTGGCTAGGATTGATTATGATGGTGGCTTCAGATTGTACAACCACACCAGAAAGGTGAGCAACCCAAGTGAGAGCTGTTCTTCATCATGGACTGTAGTGCAAAGCATTCCCAGTGATATTTGTGCTACATTCACTGGTGATGCTGCTGCTGTTGGAGGTGGGTTTTGTGGACCGAACGGATATTGCCGTACCGCAGGTGATTCTAGTGGGAATGGGCCAGCATTTTGCTTTTGTCCTGAGGGATTTTCTCCCTTGGACCAATCCAATAATTTTGCAGGCTGCAAACCAGATTTTTTATTGCCTAGCTGCCAAATTGGATGGGAaaggcaaaaagaaaatatagagtTTAAAATGCTTCAAAATGTGAATTGGCCGTTCACAGATTACGGTCGTGTTACCGTGGCTAATGAGGCAGAGTGTAGACAGCTATGCCTTGACGATTGCTTGTGTATTGTGGTCATCTATGAAGGTAACGGTAATCAATGTTGGAAGAAGAAGTATCCTCTGTCCAATGGAATGTATCTAGAAAGTAATACTAGCAAAGTTCTCATCAAGACACCTAAAATTATAGATTCAGATAAGAAACACCAGTCTATGGTAGTTGTCTTGGCACTACTCCTTGGCAGCTCTGCATTTCTTAATATCCTTTTCTTCTTAGGTAGTATTGTGGCTATTATCTATTTGTACCACAAAAGGCTCAATTCGCAATGGAATATTGATAGAACACTTACAACAAATGTGAGAAGCTATACATATAAAGAGCTCGAAGAAGCAACGAAGGGCTTCAGGCAAACAGTGGGAAAAGGAGCTTCCGGAACTGTTTATAAAGGAGTTCTTCCATCAGATTCTAAAAGATTTGTTGCAGTCAAGAAGTTAGGTAAGGTGGTAGAAGAAGGTGAAAAGGAATTCAAAACGGAAGTGAGCGTCATCGGTCAAACTCATCACAAGAATTTAGTCCGTTTGCTCGGCTATTGTGATGAGGGGCAGCATCGGCTTCTGGTCTATGAGTACATGAGTAATGGCTCTTTAGCTAGCTTTCTCTTTGGGATATCCAGGCCTCATTGGAACCAAAGAGTGCAAATTGCTTTTGGAATAGCACGAGGCCTAATGTACTTACATGAAGAGTGCAGTACCCAAATCATCCACTGCGATATAAAGCCTCAAAACATACTTCTAGATGAGTACTTTACGCCAAGGATTGCTGATTTTGGATTAGCAAAGCTTTTGTTGGCAGATCAAAGTCGAGCAGCTCGTACAGCAAGAAGAGGGACAATTGGATACTTTGCACCTGAATGGTTTAGGAAAGCATCCATTTCGGTTAAGGTTGATGTGTACAGTTTTGGTGTGATGTTACTAGAGATCATTTGCTGCAAGTCTAGTGTAGCATTTGCACTAGGAGAAGAGGAGGCATTGATAGATTGGGCTTATGAATGCtacaaagataaaaaattagatgTGTTGATAGAAGATGACGAGGAGGCAAAGAATGACATGAAGAGGCTAGAAAGGTTTGTGATTGTGGCGATTTGGTGTATTCAAGAAGATCCTTCACTGAGGCCCTCGATGAAAAAGATCACACAAATGCTCGAGGGAGTGATTGAAGTTTCTGTGCCCCCAAGCCCTTCATTGTTTACTTCTTCTCCCCCTTCATTCAAAAAATAG